The following proteins are encoded in a genomic region of Streptomyces sp. SLBN-31:
- a CDS encoding LysR family transcriptional regulator, with translation MRVTQSSGLDLNLLVALEVLLEEQSVGGAARRLHLSEPAMSRTLGRIRKALGDPVLVRAGRQMVPTPRALAVRAEVSAVVERARALFAPDRDADLRTVRRTLTIIGHDFIAAACGPALFERAAREAPGVRVRFLAESHVDMPFLREGTADLEVGVLDTTAPEVHVEMLHEDRMAGVVRAGHPLLEGELTAERFATEADHLIVSRRGRLHGPVDTALAELGLRRRVVGAVGTFPASLFVLRDTDLVGLISGWGFPLAAALDLVTFEVPLPLPPLPLGMAWHPRHDADPAHAWLRRTLREVLVGWSSDGAAGQGPSDGP, from the coding sequence ATGCGTGTGACGCAATCAAGTGGTCTGGATCTGAATCTGCTGGTCGCCCTGGAGGTTCTGCTGGAGGAGCAGAGCGTCGGCGGTGCCGCCCGGCGGCTGCATCTCTCGGAACCGGCGATGAGCCGCACCCTGGGCCGGATCCGCAAGGCGCTCGGCGATCCCGTGCTGGTGCGGGCCGGGCGCCAGATGGTGCCGACGCCGCGCGCGCTGGCCGTAAGGGCCGAGGTGAGCGCGGTGGTGGAGCGGGCGAGGGCGCTGTTCGCCCCGGACCGGGACGCGGACCTGCGGACCGTGCGCCGGACCCTGACGATCATCGGCCACGACTTCATCGCCGCGGCCTGCGGTCCGGCCCTCTTCGAACGCGCCGCGAGGGAAGCGCCCGGAGTCCGCGTCCGCTTCCTGGCCGAGAGCCATGTGGACATGCCGTTCCTGCGTGAGGGCACGGCCGACCTGGAGGTCGGGGTGCTGGACACGACCGCGCCCGAGGTGCACGTGGAGATGCTCCACGAGGACCGGATGGCGGGCGTCGTGCGGGCCGGACACCCGCTGCTGGAAGGGGAGTTGACGGCCGAGCGGTTCGCGACCGAGGCTGATCACCTCATCGTCTCGCGGCGCGGCAGGCTGCACGGGCCCGTCGACACCGCGCTCGCCGAACTCGGCCTGCGACGGCGGGTGGTGGGCGCCGTGGGGACGTTTCCCGCCTCGCTCTTCGTGCTGCGCGACACCGATCTGGTCGGGCTGATCAGCGGGTGGGGGTTCCCGCTTGCGGCGGCGCTCGATCTGGTGACCTTCGAGGTGCCGCTCCCGCTGCCGCCGCTGCCCCTGGGCATGGCCTGGCATCCGCGGCACGACGCCGACCCCGCGCACGCGTGGCTGCGGCGGACACTGCGGGAGGTGCTGGTCGGGTGGTCGTCCGATGGGGCGGCGGGGCAGGGCCCGTCAGACGGGCCGTAG
- a CDS encoding MFS transporter — MPPHALKRSTLLALCACVLVAQSMVAAINLLIPQLSSSSLHPSHTEILWTVDAYVIVFASLLVPAGALGDRWGRKGALLTGLALFAAGAATSALAASPAVLVTGRGVSGAGAALITPATMSILMRLAGPERQAQAMASWTLALGLGGMLGNLGGGLVGQFLTWRALFGAMVPLAALLALAVALTTPRTDRAPDNHPDPVGTILLTAALVAVLFGIIEGPAYGWTSARILGVFAAGALLVAAFARHALRSRTPLFDPRVFASARLRATTLGMATGFFGLFALFFVNSQYLQGVKGYGPARTGVAILPLIVGMALVPKLAARWASRPRPVVGAGLALIGLGLLGASTVDAGTPYPLYACWLLVISAGTGLSMPALTLGVVTALPADRAGLGSGLGTSAREVGAALGVAVTGTVLASHPGFAEGMGPALRTVALLVLAATAAVLAGYRKDKGPARTAASPAPTKERVG; from the coding sequence ATGCCTCCGCACGCCCTGAAACGGTCCACCCTGCTCGCCCTGTGCGCCTGCGTCCTGGTCGCCCAGAGCATGGTCGCCGCCATCAACCTACTGATCCCGCAGCTGAGTTCGTCATCGCTGCACCCCTCGCACACCGAGATCCTGTGGACGGTCGACGCCTATGTGATCGTCTTCGCCTCGCTCCTGGTCCCGGCCGGCGCCCTCGGTGACCGCTGGGGCCGCAAGGGCGCGCTCCTGACCGGCCTCGCCCTGTTCGCCGCGGGCGCCGCCACCAGCGCGCTCGCCGCGTCCCCGGCCGTGCTCGTCACCGGCCGGGGCGTCTCCGGCGCGGGCGCCGCCCTGATCACCCCGGCCACGATGTCGATCCTGATGCGCCTCGCCGGCCCCGAGCGCCAGGCGCAGGCCATGGCGTCCTGGACGCTCGCGCTCGGCCTGGGCGGCATGCTCGGCAACCTCGGCGGCGGCCTGGTCGGGCAGTTCCTGACCTGGCGGGCCCTGTTCGGGGCGATGGTGCCGCTGGCCGCGCTGCTCGCCCTCGCCGTCGCGCTCACCACGCCGCGCACCGACCGCGCCCCGGACAACCACCCGGACCCGGTCGGCACCATCCTGCTCACCGCGGCCCTGGTCGCCGTGCTGTTCGGGATCATCGAGGGGCCGGCCTACGGCTGGACGTCGGCGCGCATCCTCGGCGTCTTCGCCGCGGGCGCCCTGCTCGTGGCCGCCTTCGCCCGCCACGCCCTGCGCTCCCGCACGCCCCTGTTCGACCCGCGCGTCTTCGCCTCCGCCCGACTGCGCGCGACGACCCTGGGCATGGCGACCGGTTTCTTCGGCCTGTTCGCCCTCTTCTTCGTCAACTCCCAGTACCTGCAAGGCGTGAAGGGTTACGGCCCCGCCCGTACCGGCGTGGCGATCCTGCCGCTGATCGTCGGCATGGCGCTCGTCCCGAAGCTGGCGGCCCGCTGGGCCTCGCGCCCACGCCCGGTCGTCGGCGCCGGTCTCGCCCTGATCGGCCTCGGCCTGCTCGGCGCGTCCACCGTCGACGCGGGCACGCCCTACCCGCTGTACGCCTGCTGGCTGCTGGTCATCTCGGCGGGCACCGGCCTGTCCATGCCTGCGCTCACCCTCGGCGTCGTCACCGCGCTGCCCGCGGACCGGGCGGGCCTCGGCTCGGGCCTCGGCACCTCGGCCCGCGAGGTCGGCGCGGCCCTGGGGGTCGCCGTCACCGGCACCGTCCTGGCCTCCCACCCCGGCTTCGCCGAGGGCATGGGCCCGGCGCTGCGCACGGTCGCCCTCCTGGTCCTCGCGGCGACGGCGGCGGTCCTCGCCGGCTACCGCAAGGACAAGGGCCCGGCCCGCACGGCCGCCTCCCCGGCACCCACCAAGGAGCGCGTGGGCTGA
- a CDS encoding glycine betaine/L-proline ABC transporter ATP-binding protein yields the protein MSTTLDTTSTDETAVGEPVFSVDGLWKVFGPKADRIPDDPELTALDPAELRARTGCTAAVRDVSFDVRKGEVFVVMGLSGSGKSTLVRCLTRLIEPTAGTIAIDGEDVRAMDRSRLRELRRHRAAMVFQHFGLLPHRTVIDNVAYGLEIQGVAKAERRERAAEVVAKVGLEGMEQRRPGQLSGGQRQRVGLARALAVDPEVLLFDEPFSALDPLIRRDMQEEVIRLHREEGRTMVFITHDLSEALKLGDRIALMRDGRVVQLGTPEQIVGSPADDYVREFVRDVSRDQVMTVRTAMRPGDCGGREHPGALAPGELVADAIKVVARSGKPACVVDDGRCVGVVDHERLLGVVAGTEPRKEAA from the coding sequence ATGAGTACGACCCTGGACACGACGAGCACGGACGAAACGGCCGTGGGCGAACCGGTCTTCTCCGTCGACGGCCTGTGGAAGGTCTTCGGCCCCAAAGCCGACCGGATTCCGGACGACCCCGAACTGACCGCCCTCGACCCCGCCGAGCTGCGCGCCCGAACCGGCTGCACGGCCGCCGTCCGCGACGTCTCCTTCGACGTGCGCAAGGGCGAGGTCTTCGTGGTCATGGGCCTGTCCGGCTCCGGCAAGTCCACGCTGGTGCGCTGCCTAACCCGGCTCATCGAGCCGACGGCCGGCACGATCGCCATCGACGGCGAGGACGTCCGCGCCATGGACCGGTCCCGGCTGCGCGAACTGCGCCGCCATCGGGCCGCGATGGTCTTCCAGCACTTCGGCCTGCTGCCGCACCGCACGGTCATCGACAACGTGGCGTACGGCCTGGAGATCCAGGGCGTGGCCAAGGCCGAGCGCCGCGAGCGCGCCGCCGAGGTCGTCGCCAAGGTCGGCCTGGAGGGCATGGAGCAGCGCCGCCCCGGCCAGCTCTCCGGCGGTCAGCGCCAACGCGTCGGCCTGGCACGCGCGTTGGCGGTGGACCCGGAGGTCCTGCTGTTCGACGAGCCGTTCAGCGCCCTCGACCCGCTGATCCGGCGCGACATGCAGGAGGAGGTGATCCGACTGCACCGCGAGGAGGGCCGCACGATGGTCTTCATCACGCACGACCTGAGCGAGGCCCTCAAGCTCGGCGACCGCATCGCCCTGATGCGCGACGGCCGCGTGGTGCAGCTGGGCACCCCGGAACAGATCGTGGGCAGCCCGGCCGACGACTACGTCCGCGAGTTCGTCCGGGACGTCTCCCGCGACCAGGTCATGACCGTGCGCACCGCCATGCGCCCCGGTGACTGCGGCGGCCGCGAGCACCCCGGGGCCCTGGCGCCCGGCGAGCTCGTCGCCGACGCGATCAAGGTCGTCGCCCGCAGCGGCAAGCCGGCCTGCGTCGTGGACGACGGACGCTGCGTCGGTGTCGTCGACCACGAAAGGCTCCTCGGTGTCGTCGCCGGAACGGAGCCGCGGAAGGAGGCGGCGTGA
- a CDS encoding GMC family oxidoreductase: protein MPENHHTYDYVVIGGGTAGSVIASRLTENPDITVAVIEGGPNDVGREDVLTLRRWMGLLGGELDYDYPTTEQPRGNSHIRHSRARVLGGCSSHNTLIAFKPLPSDWEEWEQAGAKGWGPVQMEAYYARLKNNIVPVDEKDRNAIARDFVDAAQKALGVPRVEGFNTKPFDDGAGFFDLAYHPENNKRSSASVAYLHPVMDERPNLTLLLETWAHRLKLDGTRAEGVHVRTKDGEDLLIRARREVVLCAGAVDSPRLLLHSGIGPRADLEALGIPVAHDLPGVGENLLDHPESVIVWETDGPIPENSAMDSDAGLFVRRDPDHAGPDLMFHFYQVPFTDNPERLGYEKPDFGVSMTPNIPKPKSRGRLYLTSADPSVKPALDFRYFTDEDDYDARTLVDGIRIAREIARTEPLAGWLRREVCPGPEVTGDEELSEYARKVAHTVYHPAGTCKMGAADDEMTVVDPELRIRGLDGIRIADASVFPTMTAVNPMIGVLMVGERAVDLIGGGA from the coding sequence ATGCCCGAGAACCACCACACCTACGACTACGTCGTCATCGGCGGCGGTACGGCGGGCTCCGTCATCGCCTCCCGCCTCACCGAGAACCCCGACATCACCGTCGCCGTCATCGAGGGCGGCCCCAACGACGTCGGCCGCGAGGACGTGCTGACGCTGCGCCGCTGGATGGGCCTGCTCGGCGGCGAACTCGACTACGACTACCCGACCACCGAGCAGCCCCGCGGCAACTCGCACATCCGGCACAGCCGCGCCCGCGTCCTGGGCGGCTGCTCGTCCCACAACACGCTCATCGCCTTCAAGCCGCTGCCCTCCGACTGGGAGGAGTGGGAGCAGGCGGGCGCCAAGGGCTGGGGCCCGGTGCAGATGGAGGCGTACTACGCGCGGCTGAAGAACAACATCGTCCCGGTCGACGAGAAGGACCGCAACGCCATCGCCCGCGACTTCGTCGACGCGGCGCAGAAGGCGCTCGGCGTCCCCCGCGTCGAGGGCTTCAACACCAAGCCCTTCGACGACGGCGCCGGCTTCTTCGACCTCGCCTACCACCCCGAGAACAACAAGCGGTCGTCCGCGTCGGTGGCGTATCTGCACCCGGTGATGGACGAGCGCCCCAACCTGACGCTTTTGCTGGAGACCTGGGCCCACCGGCTGAAGCTGGACGGCACCCGCGCCGAGGGCGTGCACGTGCGCACCAAGGACGGCGAGGACCTGCTCATACGTGCCCGCCGCGAGGTCGTCCTGTGCGCCGGCGCCGTGGACTCCCCGCGGCTGCTGCTGCACTCCGGCATCGGCCCCCGCGCCGACCTGGAGGCGCTCGGCATCCCCGTCGCGCACGACCTGCCGGGCGTCGGCGAGAACCTGCTCGACCACCCGGAGTCGGTGATCGTCTGGGAGACCGACGGCCCGATCCCGGAGAACTCCGCGATGGACAGCGACGCCGGACTGTTCGTGCGCCGCGACCCCGACCACGCGGGCCCGGACCTGATGTTCCACTTCTACCAGGTCCCCTTCACCGACAACCCGGAGCGACTGGGCTACGAGAAGCCTGACTTCGGCGTCTCGATGACCCCGAACATCCCCAAGCCCAAGAGCCGCGGCCGGCTGTACCTGACCAGCGCGGACCCGTCGGTCAAGCCGGCCCTGGACTTCCGCTACTTCACGGACGAGGACGACTACGACGCCCGGACGCTGGTCGACGGCATCCGCATCGCCCGTGAGATCGCGCGCACCGAGCCGCTGGCCGGCTGGCTCAGGCGCGAGGTCTGCCCGGGCCCGGAGGTGACCGGCGACGAGGAGCTCAGCGAGTACGCCCGCAAGGTCGCGCACACCGTGTACCACCCCGCGGGCACCTGCAAGATGGGCGCGGCCGACGACGAAATGACCGTTGTAGACCCGGAGTTGAGGATTCGAGGCCTGGACGGCATCCGTATCGCGGACGCCTCGGTCTTCCCGACGATGACCGCGGTGAACCCGATGATCGGGGTCCTCATGGTCGGGGAGAGGGCCGTCGATTTGATCGGAGGCGGTGCGTGA
- a CDS encoding aldehyde dehydrogenase family protein has protein sequence MSDRAEALELDAQATIHVAGEWREAVSGATREILDPADGQAFALVAEGDEKDTDLAVAAARRAFDEGDWPRTPAADRAAVLRRVADLLIRDRERLGRLESRDAGKTVEEGRIDIDCVADAFRYFADLVAAEAPGRVVDAGSADVHSVVVHEPVGVCALITPWNYPLLQASWKIAPALAAGNTFVVKPSEITPLTTIALIDLLAEAGLPAGVAGIVTGPGHSVGARLAEHPDVDLVSFTGGLVSGTKVAQAAAPTVKKVALELGGKNPNVVFADACASEEGFDTAVDQALNAAFIHSGQVCSAGGRLIVEESLRERFVAELARRAAKIRLGRGTEDGVECGPLVSEQQRAKVEDYVASALAEGAVLRTGGKRPEPTPARPAGGYFYEPTVLDQCHREMRVVREEVFGPVLTVETFRTEDEAVALANDTEYGLAGAVWTADAGRARRVAGRLRHGTVWINDFHPYLPQAEWGGFGKSGVGRELGPAGLAEYRETKHVYQNLAPKPVRWFAG, from the coding sequence ATGTCGGACCGAGCAGAAGCCCTGGAGCTCGACGCGCAGGCGACCATCCACGTGGCAGGGGAGTGGCGGGAAGCCGTCTCCGGCGCCACGCGCGAGATCCTCGACCCCGCCGACGGCCAGGCCTTCGCTCTGGTCGCGGAGGGCGACGAGAAGGACACGGACCTGGCGGTCGCGGCCGCCCGCCGGGCCTTCGACGAAGGAGACTGGCCGCGCACCCCCGCCGCCGACCGCGCCGCTGTGCTGCGTCGCGTCGCGGACCTGCTGATACGCGACCGCGAACGTCTCGGCCGGCTGGAGAGCCGTGACGCCGGCAAGACCGTGGAGGAGGGTCGCATCGACATCGACTGTGTCGCCGACGCCTTCCGCTACTTCGCCGACCTGGTCGCGGCCGAGGCACCCGGACGCGTCGTCGACGCGGGCTCGGCCGACGTCCACAGCGTCGTCGTCCACGAGCCCGTGGGGGTCTGTGCGCTGATCACCCCCTGGAACTACCCGCTCCTTCAGGCGAGTTGGAAGATCGCCCCGGCGCTCGCGGCCGGCAACACCTTCGTCGTGAAGCCGAGCGAGATCACCCCCCTCACCACGATCGCCCTCATCGACCTGCTCGCCGAGGCCGGGCTGCCCGCCGGTGTCGCCGGCATCGTCACCGGTCCCGGCCACTCGGTCGGCGCCCGGCTCGCCGAGCACCCCGACGTCGACCTGGTGTCCTTCACCGGCGGACTGGTCAGCGGCACCAAGGTCGCCCAGGCCGCCGCGCCCACCGTCAAGAAGGTCGCCCTCGAACTCGGCGGCAAGAACCCCAACGTCGTCTTCGCCGACGCCTGCGCGAGCGAGGAGGGTTTCGACACCGCCGTCGACCAGGCCCTCAACGCGGCGTTCATCCACAGCGGCCAGGTCTGCTCGGCGGGCGGCCGGCTGATCGTCGAGGAGTCCCTGCGCGAGCGCTTCGTCGCCGAACTCGCCCGCCGCGCCGCGAAGATCCGCCTCGGCCGCGGCACCGAGGACGGCGTCGAGTGCGGACCGCTCGTCTCCGAGCAGCAGCGCGCCAAGGTCGAGGACTACGTCGCCTCCGCGCTCGCGGAGGGCGCCGTGCTGCGGACCGGCGGCAAGCGCCCCGAGCCGACCCCGGCCCGCCCCGCCGGCGGCTACTTCTACGAGCCGACCGTCCTCGACCAGTGCCACCGCGAGATGCGGGTCGTACGCGAGGAGGTCTTCGGGCCGGTGCTGACGGTGGAGACCTTCCGCACCGAGGACGAGGCCGTCGCCCTCGCCAACGACACCGAGTACGGACTCGCCGGCGCCGTCTGGACCGCCGACGCAGGACGCGCCCGCCGCGTCGCCGGCCGGCTGCGCCACGGCACCGTCTGGATCAACGACTTCCACCCCTACCTCCCCCAGGCGGAGTGGGGCGGCTTCGGCAAGAGCGGAGTGGGCCGCGAACTCGGCCCCGCCGGCCTTGCCGAGTACCGCGAGACCAAGCACGTCTACCAGAACCTGGCGCCGAAGCCGGTGCGCTGGTTCGCGGGCTGA
- a CDS encoding proline/glycine betaine ABC transporter permease, producing MATLTTSAPRVAVPAVLKHRAVHKLLLLALAAAVLVPLADARWASGSWPAALTVDLSTPLTHVSDWIIDNRDSHPLFLYGFGYVSNAVVICVRAVYLVLLAAGWAGVTAVGALVAWRVAGVKLALGTAAAFLACGLLGMWIPTMQTLALMVVAVLASVLVGVLLGLGAGLSDRLERALRPVLDTMQVLPAFAYLLPVVLVFGIGVPAAVLATVVYAAPPMARLTSLGLRGADKEVLEAVDSLGATARQRLLTARLPLARKELLLGLNQTIMMALSMAVIASVIGAAGLGDRVYQALASVDVGAALAAGIPIVLLAVVLDRVTCAAGEHAGEERENTRRGWLYAAVAAVAVALAGRLAGRLDWPGSWTLNIADPVNRAVDWMTAHLYSGVPVVGGTADWAGHFTTWVLDPVRGGLQWLPWWSVLLVVAALAWLIGTWRTALTAVLAMAAIGVLGVWKPSLDTLSQVLAAVAVTLVLGFATGIAAARSDRFERLLRPVLDVFQTMPQFVYLIPVVALFGVGRAPAVAAAVVYALPAVVRITTQGLRQVDPAALESARSLGATPAQQLRQVQLPLARPALLLAVNQGVVLVLAVVIIGGLVGGGALGYDVVFGLAQGDLATGLVAGAAIVCLGLMLDRVTQPTERRATKGA from the coding sequence ATGGCGACCCTCACCACGTCCGCCCCCCGGGTTGCCGTGCCCGCCGTCCTGAAACACCGGGCCGTGCACAAACTCCTGCTCCTCGCGCTGGCCGCGGCGGTCCTCGTGCCGCTCGCCGACGCCCGCTGGGCCAGCGGCAGTTGGCCCGCCGCCCTCACCGTCGACCTCTCCACGCCGCTGACCCACGTCAGCGACTGGATCATCGACAACCGCGACAGCCACCCGCTGTTCCTGTACGGCTTCGGCTACGTCAGCAACGCGGTCGTCATCTGCGTACGCGCCGTCTACCTGGTCCTGCTGGCCGCGGGCTGGGCCGGCGTCACCGCGGTCGGCGCCCTCGTGGCCTGGCGGGTCGCCGGCGTGAAACTGGCCCTCGGCACCGCGGCGGCGTTCCTCGCCTGCGGCCTGCTCGGCATGTGGATCCCGACGATGCAGACGCTCGCCCTGATGGTCGTGGCCGTCCTGGCGTCGGTGCTGGTCGGCGTGCTGCTGGGCCTGGGCGCCGGCCTCTCCGACCGCCTCGAACGCGCCCTGCGCCCGGTCCTGGACACCATGCAGGTCCTGCCCGCCTTCGCCTACCTGCTGCCCGTCGTGCTGGTCTTCGGCATCGGCGTGCCCGCGGCCGTCCTCGCCACCGTCGTCTACGCCGCCCCGCCGATGGCCCGCCTCACCTCGCTCGGTCTGCGCGGCGCCGACAAGGAGGTCCTCGAAGCCGTCGACTCGCTCGGCGCCACCGCCCGCCAGCGCCTGCTGACCGCCCGTCTGCCGCTGGCCCGCAAGGAACTCCTCCTCGGCCTCAACCAGACGATCATGATGGCCCTGTCCATGGCGGTCATCGCGTCCGTCATCGGCGCCGCCGGCCTCGGTGACCGCGTCTACCAGGCGCTGGCCTCGGTCGACGTCGGCGCGGCCCTCGCCGCCGGCATCCCGATCGTGCTGCTGGCCGTCGTCCTGGACCGCGTTACCTGCGCGGCCGGCGAACACGCCGGCGAGGAGCGCGAGAACACCCGGCGCGGCTGGCTCTACGCGGCCGTCGCCGCCGTCGCCGTGGCGCTCGCCGGACGTCTGGCGGGCCGTCTCGACTGGCCCGGCTCCTGGACGCTGAACATCGCCGACCCGGTGAACCGGGCCGTCGACTGGATGACCGCGCACCTCTATTCGGGCGTGCCCGTCGTGGGCGGCACCGCCGACTGGGCCGGCCACTTCACCACCTGGGTCCTCGACCCGGTCCGCGGCGGCCTGCAGTGGCTGCCCTGGTGGTCGGTGCTGCTCGTGGTCGCCGCCCTGGCCTGGCTGATCGGCACCTGGCGCACCGCCCTGACCGCCGTCCTCGCCATGGCCGCCATCGGTGTCCTGGGCGTGTGGAAGCCGTCCCTCGACACCCTCTCCCAGGTGCTGGCGGCCGTCGCCGTCACCCTCGTGCTCGGCTTCGCCACCGGTATCGCGGCGGCCCGCAGCGACCGCTTCGAGCGGCTGCTCAGGCCGGTCCTGGACGTCTTCCAGACGATGCCGCAGTTCGTGTACCTCATCCCGGTCGTGGCCCTGTTCGGCGTGGGCCGCGCGCCCGCCGTGGCGGCGGCCGTCGTCTACGCGCTGCCGGCCGTCGTCCGCATCACCACGCAGGGGCTGCGGCAGGTCGACCCGGCCGCCCTGGAGTCGGCCCGCTCACTCGGCGCGACCCCCGCCCAGCAACTGCGCCAGGTCCAGCTCCCGCTCGCCCGGCCCGCGTTGCTGCTCGCCGTCAACCAGGGCGTGGTCCTCGTCCTCGCCGTCGTCATCATCGGCGGCCTGGTCGGCGGAGGCGCGCTCGGCTACGACGTCGTGTTCGGCCTCGCGCAGGGCGACCTGGCGACCGGACTGGTGGCGGGAGCGGCGATCGTCTGCCTGGGGCTGATGCTCGACCGGGTGACCCAGCCGACCGAACGCCGCGCGACGAAGGGAGCGTGA
- a CDS encoding bifunctional helix-turn-helix transcriptional regulator/GNAT family N-acetyltransferase, with protein MEPGRTEPVPSEQVAALRRFNRYFTRRIGALDDHYLGQDRPLGEARLLFEIAGTPGGVSLRELRSRLGLDAGYLSRMTKALQAEGMVRISVDPRDNRLRTIEPTDAGRLEVKEQNRRANALAAGLLDRLTPAQRDRLVDAMTTAQRLLRLAAITVELVDGASPDARACLDAYAADIDARFPEGFDKSDLVRPEQVSGAAGAFFVAYEEGRAVGCGALRTLESGVGEIKHVWVHPDARRLGLAGRILEALEGEAAARGHTVVRLDTHASLTEAQAMYRAAGYREIPAYLDHVYASHWFEKRLRPV; from the coding sequence ATGGAGCCAGGACGTACGGAGCCGGTGCCGTCGGAGCAGGTCGCCGCTCTGCGCCGGTTCAACCGGTACTTCACCCGCCGGATCGGCGCGCTGGACGACCACTACCTCGGCCAGGACCGCCCGCTCGGCGAGGCCCGGCTGCTGTTCGAGATCGCCGGGACACCGGGCGGAGTGTCCCTGCGCGAGCTCAGGAGCCGGCTCGGTCTGGACGCGGGGTACCTGAGCCGGATGACCAAGGCGCTCCAGGCCGAGGGCATGGTCCGGATCAGCGTGGACCCGCGGGACAACCGGCTGCGCACGATCGAGCCGACGGACGCGGGGCGGCTGGAGGTCAAGGAGCAGAACCGCCGGGCCAACGCCCTCGCGGCCGGCCTGCTGGACCGTCTCACCCCCGCCCAGCGCGACCGGCTGGTCGACGCCATGACCACCGCGCAGCGCCTGCTGCGGCTGGCCGCGATCACCGTCGAACTCGTCGACGGCGCCTCCCCGGACGCCCGCGCCTGCCTCGACGCCTACGCGGCCGACATCGACGCGCGCTTCCCGGAGGGCTTCGACAAGTCCGACCTGGTGCGGCCGGAGCAGGTGTCCGGGGCAGCCGGCGCGTTCTTCGTGGCATACGAGGAGGGGCGGGCGGTGGGCTGCGGGGCGCTGCGCACCCTGGAGTCGGGCGTGGGCGAGATCAAGCACGTGTGGGTGCACCCCGATGCCCGGCGCCTCGGCCTCGCCGGCCGGATCCTGGAGGCGCTGGAGGGCGAGGCGGCGGCCCGCGGCCACACCGTCGTACGCCTCGACACGCACGCGAGCCTCACCGAGGCGCAGGCGATGTACCGGGCTGCGGGCTACCGCGAGATCCCGGCGTACCTCGACCACGTCTACGCCAGCCACTGGTTCGAGAAGCGGCTACGGCCCGTCTGA
- a CDS encoding malate dehydrogenase, which produces MTRTPVNVTVTGAAGQIGYALLFRIASGQLLGADVPVKLRLLEITPALKAAEGTAMELDDCAFPLLQGIEITDDPNVAFDGTNVALLVGARPRTKGMERGDLLEANGGIFKPQGKAINDHAADDIKVLVVGNPANTNALIAQAAAPDVPAERFTAMTRLDHNRALTQLAKKTGSTVADIKRLTIWGNHSATQYPDIFHATVAGKNAAETVNDEKWLAEEFIPTVAKRGAAIIEARGASSAASAANAAIDHVYTWVNGTAEGDWASMGIPSDGSYGVPEGLISSFPVTTKDGKYEIVQGLDINEFSRARIDASVKELEEEREAVRGLGLI; this is translated from the coding sequence ATGACCCGCACTCCCGTGAACGTCACCGTCACCGGCGCGGCCGGCCAGATCGGTTACGCCCTCCTCTTCCGCATCGCCTCCGGCCAGCTGCTCGGCGCGGACGTGCCGGTCAAGCTCCGCCTCCTCGAGATCACGCCCGCGCTGAAGGCCGCCGAGGGCACGGCCATGGAGCTGGACGACTGCGCCTTCCCGCTGCTCCAGGGCATCGAGATCACCGACGACCCGAACGTCGCCTTCGACGGCACCAACGTCGCCCTCCTCGTCGGCGCCCGCCCGCGCACCAAGGGCATGGAGCGCGGCGACCTGCTGGAGGCCAACGGCGGCATCTTCAAGCCGCAGGGCAAGGCCATCAACGACCACGCCGCGGACGACATCAAGGTCCTCGTCGTCGGCAACCCGGCCAACACCAACGCGCTCATCGCGCAGGCCGCCGCGCCGGACGTACCGGCCGAGCGTTTCACCGCGATGACCCGCCTGGACCACAACCGCGCGCTGACCCAGCTCGCGAAGAAGACGGGCTCCACGGTCGCGGACATCAAGCGCCTGACGATCTGGGGCAACCACTCCGCCACCCAGTACCCGGACATCTTCCACGCCACGGTCGCCGGCAAGAACGCCGCCGAGACCGTGAACGACGAGAAGTGGCTGGCCGAGGAGTTCATCCCGACCGTCGCCAAGCGCGGCGCCGCGATCATCGAGGCCCGTGGCGCCTCCTCCGCCGCGTCCGCCGCCAACGCCGCCATCGACCACGTGTACACGTGGGTCAACGGCACCGCCGAGGGTGACTGGGCCTCCATGGGCATCCCCTCGGACGGCTCCTACGGCGTCCCGGAGGGCCTGATCTCCTCCTTCCCGGTCACCACCAAGGACGGCAAGTACGAGATCGTCCAGGGCCTGGACATCAACGAGTTCTCCCGCGCCCGCATCGACGCCTCCGTCAAGGAGCTCGAGGAGGAGCGCGAGGCGGTCCGCGGCCTCGGCCTCATCTGA